The genomic region CCACCGAGCCCGCCGAGCCCGAGGGCGCGACCTTCGCGATCAAGGTCACCGGCGACAAGATCACCCCGAACGGCGAGCTGATCGACCTGGCCAAGGGCGAGCCGCTGACCCTGACCATCGACAGCGACCGGGCCGGTGAGCTGCACGTGCACGCCAAGCCCGAGCAGTTCGTCGAGTTCGACGCCGGCACCTCCACCCACGAGCTGGTCATCGACACCCCGGGCGTCGCGGAGATCGAGGAGCACGACAGCGGCATCGTGATCGCGCAGCTCCAGGTGAAGTGAGCGGCGCGATGCCTCTCGAGCACGGGATCTCCGCCCACGGGCTCGGCGGGGGCAGCGACCTGCCGATCCCGGCGGAGTTCGCGATCGCCGGAGGGACCGCCGCGCTGACGGTGTCCTTCGCGGTCCTGCTGATCGCGTGGCGCCACCCCCGCTTCACCAGCGCCCGCGGGCGCCCGGTGCCGGGATGGCTGGTCTCGATCGTCGAGAGCACCGCCTTCGCGGTGGTGCTGCGAGCGCTCGGGCTGGTGCTGCTCGGCTACTTCGGCTGGGCGGCGCTGGCCGGCCAGGACCTGGTCATCAACCCGGTCCTCGGCGTCTTCTACGTCTGGATCTGGGTCGGCATCGTCCCGTTCTCGCTGCTGTTCGGTCCGGCGTTCAAGGCGATCAGCCCGGCCCGGACCCTGCACCTGCTGCTGGCGAAGGCGATGCGGGTCGACCCCCGCCAGGGGGTCCTGGAGTTCCCGGCCCGGCTGGGCTACTGGCCGGCGGCGATCGGGCTGTTCGCGTTCGTGTGGATGGAGCTGGTCTACGCCTACTCCACCGAGCTGGCCTCGGTGCGGTTCTGGTTCGCGGCGTACCTCGCGATCATGCTGGTCGGCGGGGCGCTGTTCGGCAGCCGCTGGCTGGAGCGGGCCGACCCGTTCGAGGTCTACTCCACGCTGGTCGGGCACCTCTCGGTCTGGGGGCGCGACGAGGACGGCCGGCTGGTCTGGATGAACCCGATGCGCAACCTCACCCGGATCCGGCCCGAGGCCGGCCTGGTGGCGGTGGTCGCCGTGCTGCTCGGCTCCACGGCGTACGACAGCTTCCGCGACTCCAACTGGTGGCTGCGCAAGACCCAGTTCCTGGAGCGGGGCGAGGTCACGGCGCTGAGCACCCTGGCCCTGCTGGCGACGGTGCTGATCGTGGGCGTGACGTTCGCGCTGGCGACGATGGCCACCGGGACCGACGACCGGACGCCGCGCCGGAGCCTGCCGGCGGTGTTCGCGCACTCGTTGGTGCCGATCATCATCGGCTACATGGTCGCCCACTACCTGACCTACTTCGTCGAGGTCGGGCAGCAGACCCTGATCCAGGCCAGCGACCCGCTCTCCAACGGGTCGAACCTGCTCGGGACCGGGGACTGGCAGGTCAACTACTGGCTGTCCTACCACCCCACACTGCTGGCGACGATCAAGGTGCTGGCGATCGTGGTCGGCCACGTCCTCGGATGCGTGGCGGCCCACGACAAGGCGATCGCGGTGCTGCCGCGGCGCCACCACGTGACCGGTCAGCTGCCGCTGCTGGCGGCGATGGTGCTCTACACCTTCAGCGGGCTGTACCTGCTCTTCGGGGTGTAGCCGCGGGGCAGCGGGCCCGAGTGCCCGCTGCCCCGCGGTCTCAGCCGAACCGGCCCGAGATGTAGTCCTCGGTGCGCTGGTCGTAGGGGTTGGAGAAGATCTGGCCGGTCCGGTCGAACTCGACCAGGAGCCCGGTGCGGTTGCCGGTCGTCTCGTCGGGCCGCGCGGTGAAGAACGCCGTGCGGTCCGACACCCGGGCCGCCTGCTGCATGTTGTGGGTGACGATGATGATCGTGTAGTCCTCGCGCATCTGCAGCATCAGGTCCTCGATGCGCGAGGTGGCGATCGGGTCCAGGGCCGAGCAGGGCTCGTCCATCAAGATCACGTCCGGCTTCGTGGCGATGGTCCGGGCGATGCACAGCCGCTGCTGCTGGCCGCCGGAGAGGCCGTACGCCGACTGCTTGAGCTTGTCCTTGACCTCGTCCCAGAGGGCGGCGCCGCGCAGGGCCTCCTCCACCAGGTCGTCCATGCTGGCGACCTTCATCCCGGTCACCCGGGGGCCGTAGGCGACGTTGTCGTAGATCGACTTCGGGAACGGGTTCGGCTTCTGGAAGACCATGCCGACGTGGGTGCGTACGGCGATCGGGTCGACGCCGCGGGCGTAGATGTTCTGCCCGTGGTAGGTGACCTCCCCCTCGACCCGGGCCCCGGGGACCAGGTCGTTCATCCGGTTCAGGCAGCGCAGCACCGTCGACTTGCCGCACCCCGACGGCCCGATCAGCGCGGTGATCTCGTGGCGGCCGAAGGAGAGGTTCACGTCGTGGACGGCGTGGAAGTCGCCGTAGTGGACGTTGAGGCCGAAGGCCTCCATCACCGGGTCCGGCGGCGCCGGGGGCAGCTGCCGGTCGGTCTCCTGGTGGACGATGGGAGCGCTGTCGACCTCGGCCGCGGTGCGGACGCCGGCGGTGGCGGTGGCGGGACGGGTGGTCATGTGGTG from Nocardioides pantholopis harbors:
- the pstB gene encoding phosphate ABC transporter ATP-binding protein PstB, which translates into the protein MEAFGLNVHYGDFHAVHDVNLSFGRHEITALIGPSGCGKSTVLRCLNRMNDLVPGARVEGEVTYHGQNIYARGVDPIAVRTHVGMVFQKPNPFPKSIYDNVAYGPRVTGMKVASMDDLVEEALRGAALWDEVKDKLKQSAYGLSGGQQQRLCIARTIATKPDVILMDEPCSALDPIATSRIEDLMLQMREDYTIIIVTHNMQQAARVSDRTAFFTARPDETTGNRTGLLVEFDRTGQIFSNPYDQRTEDYISGRFG